Within the Vespa crabro chromosome 5, iyVesCrab1.2, whole genome shotgun sequence genome, the region CTCAGGTTAGTAAAATTGtgacaattaaattaattaattgacaatgtaattattattataataagatatttcCATAGGTTACTAAATTGTACAGGCACGGATTGTACTGTCAGTTCTCTTATACAGCAATTACGTGCCCTTGATCGTGGGGATGCCGTGCATCTTTTGCTTTCTCATACGCCAGTGTATGTTTTATCAATGGCTATTGATTCTGAGACAGGGTCTAATCTTTCCAGATGACGATGCTGCGCATATCGACGATGCATCAATACTTTCTAGATTAAACAACCAAATTTTTAATACTGCAGCACTTGAAATTGCCAAAGCATCACTGTTTCCGCCCGTTATAAATGTTGTATTAATTATGTAAGTATACTAAGTATTTATGTCATCTCTTAATGACACCAACTGCGTTTATTGTGTAATTTTATACGTCGATTTGAAAAGTAACGTATGCGTGGCACTTTGCAAATTTATTACTTAAATGATATAGTTTACGTGACaaagttaaaaacattgaagaTTTTTTACAGCTGCATTTTAAGGATGTGCGCGATTACATCTTCAATCAATTCACTGTACTTTGTAAAAGTACAGATAAAACGTTTGTCTTTATACAACATTCGTGTCATGTTCACTGCATTGGCATAAGTAGtaggtattatatatataatacagtaTTCCTATAGATTATTTAACATAAGGAGATCTTATTTCTCTGAATTGCATTCCTATGCGTCcgtatacaaatttttctgCATCATGTTATCATTCCTTATAATGCTATGAAAAGAATCAATTCTTTGAAGgcagaaaaataaatcaatatgcTACATATCTAGCCAAAAACAGAAGTACCATTATAATAAACCAGATATTTATATCcaagaatatttctaaatattatgCGTAAAAAATATACGCATAAAAAACGAAGCAATTTCAtactacacatatataaaaaaagaaaaaaaaatatgatattgaaTTTGATATCGATATTCTTTCGAAAGCTTTTTTGGTATCCATATAACAGATCTTATCAAATATCAATTGTCAATATGCACTGTTTTCATTtagtaaaatatgtatatatttgtatgtgaatgagaacaaaaaaatttgcacaatttttaaaattaattataagtatGTTGTGTGATATGCTTGTTCATATGATATGTacatttcttattatcttgCTACGTACAGCTGTGAAAGACTTTATACTAAAAACTTCACAAGTAACATATAACTCTTGGttagtatttaataaatagttatagaaaattaaaaaaaaaaaaaagtttttccattatttatatatggatTAAATGCTTATTATGATTTGTGATTTGATTACATGCTGGAGcatgtaattttttatacagTATTTAATACACGTTTCTGCcagaatatatatctattattataacttacGGATGAAAGATacggattaaaatttttaattaatcttgtCGTTCAAAAGCTTTGTTATAATCAACTAACGTAatgtattgtttaaatatatgtattaacaaGTCGCGAAAATTGAACGTtacttttaagaaaaataagtgcATACTATCtaagtttatattatattcatactaatgttaattaaaatgcCAAACAAATAACACGTATggaaaataacattatgaatacaataagaatttgaaaattttttactattattttatatttctaaacattatgtatttcaaaaataaacaatttcataattattgtattctATTTAAGACTTTGTAAGGATGTGTTCTCGTTGCTTGCTATTAGCTTTTAAATATGTTTTGTAATTCTTGTTATGAGAAGAACagttaatgtatgtatgtatacaattttaaaaaatttctatatctGCTGCGATACGCTTTGGAAAGTTTGTGTTCTAAAAATATTGCTTTttgtgatataatattaaatctaaaaaAGATGTTTAGTAATACATTTGGAACAATGAGACTGTGCACGATAAGCGCGTGCAGTTTGCAAAATATTTAAGAGGTTTAAAACATAAGGAAATAGTTACTTGTAAGTTCTAAAAGGTTTCTAAAAAAGGTGTAATGGGAGTACCGGGGATATATACagtagattttttttaatcatatatactccccacaaacatatatatatatatacacacacacacatgcacatacacacacattttatgttttttaaatgctatatatcatataatgaCAAAACCGACGATTTTATGCATAATCTAAGAACATAGATATACTTGTAAAACTTAATCCTTCTTTAAAACTATGTCTTGGACATTAGGTCAAGAATGAAATTGATCTGTTATGACATGTATTGTAactgatatatgtatacatacgatAGTGAAGTTATTTGCACAGAAGATTCAGCggtccattttttttcatccaacCTTGTTCCTAAAATCTCCATTCCAATCGCTTCCCAATTTCTATAAGTTTATCTCTGGCGCGTTTGAGTTTGATTGCATGCGAGGCGTTGCGAttcgatcggtcgatcgatGAATCAGTCGAGCGGGAAAATTCGAATGGtcaattaaaagataattgataaaatcaatttcaaatTGTATTGCAACTGGCGTGATATGAAGGATCGAGTACGATGACGAACAAGACGCATCGGGTATTGCATTCCCGATGTTTGCTGTTTACTATGGCCACTCGGTTACGTGGTCGGTCAGAAAACAGGAACGAGATTCTTTTAGAGGCCGAGAATAGCATGGGAAGGCGGAGATCGCGTTTCGCGGCTAGTAGTCAGTATAGTGAGGTGGATCGACCAGTTAAGAGCCAGGGTAAATTCGGGACCATAGCCAAAGTCGTTAAGCAATTATAGAATTGGATTCGATCGAAGAGTTCGGGGAGGCCCGTGCCACACcggtttcgttttattttagcTTAGCTTTCGAAGGCATCCGGTTGTGCATTCTCACATCGTGGATCATCGCTACGATCAGAGTGAGTGATATACTCTTTACTTAATAAAAACTCATTACCTTTTCTTTTGGTATCGCGACATATCATCATTAAATATGATCGTGCTTTTATATACGAACTTTACTTATGTATTTTGTATAAGATCATTTTTTGTAACGTACAGTAAATAATGATCACataacggaaaaagaaaaagtgctagcgatattttaatattacatgatATTTCTATGCATTCgtgattaaaaaatgttattattttattaattacatttttctcgtttttttagGTATTAAAAGTCGAGAAATATCGGTAAGGAAAACGTAAAGAGCCGCCCGTCATCATGGAGGCGATCAAGAAGAAAATTGCGGCATTGAAGATGGAGATGGATGCCGCTAATGAGAAAGTcgaattgaatgaaaataaagcgAAGCAAGAAAATATGCGTGCCGACAAATTGAATGATGATTTGAGAGATTTGCAGAAACGATTGGTTCAACTCGAGAGGGATTATGAAATAACGAAGACTCAGCTCGAACAATCTACTGCCGATTTGGAGCAATGCGAAAAATCTTGGTCTAGAGTGcgtaaatatgatttttttttctctttcttcttattcatttttaatttatcgattgTCTTTGTTATATTAACAGGCTGAACAAGATCGAACGTCGTTGACGAAAAAGGTTCAGGAAATTGAGGCGACTCTCactaagaaagaagaattacgTCTTACCGCTCAGACGAAACTTGCACGTGCGACGGAACTCGCTGATGATGCTTCAAGGTTTGTACTTAGTGACCGAGATTTGAGAAATAATtcggaaaatatatttcacttTATAAAAGTATGATATTTGTTGAAGAATACCGATAAATACTTAATTACAGTTTCTTTCTGCAGAATGTGCAAAGTGTTGGAGGATAGGAGTCGACTCGACGAAGAACGTACGCAAAAGTTGATGGCGGAATTAAAAGATGCGAGGCTGATCGCCGAGGATGCTGACGCGAAATCGGATGAAATTTCGAGGAAATTGCAATTCGTTGAAGAGGAACTTGAAGGAGCGGAAGAAAGAGTGAAGACGAGCGAagcgtatgtatattttattattggaatattatcgaatatcgtGATTTATAATTCGATCTAAATCAAgacgttttcttttctatagaaAAATCGTTGAACGAGAAGATGAATTATTCATCGTGCAGAATATTGTCAAGTCGTTGGAGGTATCCGAGGAGAAGGtaagttatataattttaagttACAATGATCACGATGATGCGTAACGACTTTTCGTTACAGGCGAATCAACGAGTGGAGGAATTTAAAGTGCAGTTGAAGTCATTAAAGAAGAAGTTAAAGGAAGCCGAGAAACGTGCAATTCTTGCTGAAAGAACTGTCAAGTTACTATTGAAAGAAGTAGATACCAAAGaaggtattatcattattttactttgttattatattgattaagaatgaataaaatttcgaaCATATAATTGACGTCGAACGATGATTCGATTTACAGATGAGCTcagagaggagaaggagaaatacAAGGCTGTTTGCGACGACATGGATGCCACGTTCGCCGAGATGACGGGTTATTGAGATCGTCTAGACGAATtcaattttacattattttattacatctgCGCTTTTTCCGCTTATTCGCTACATCTAACACGGACGTTCTTTCATTTATGTCTGATGTGCTTATATGCTGATTCgtgtcattattttaatttgttaagGAATACTTATATgactttaatataatttgctTTGCGAGAAGCTTCGCGATAAGTTAACCGACGTTAGGAGGTATGCCCGTTGCTAATTCTTAATCGTAGCCGCTTCGCTCTACGCATAACACCCTGCCAAGATCTATGGGGTCAGTGAATACTGGCTCACGGTCGCTTGAGAAATTGATGCTCTTCTTGATAGAACTGATAcgtcgttcttttctttcagaaGCATCTACGTGGGCTAATATGGCGAAATTGCGATACGTGAAAAAAGAGCACGAtactcttctttccctttttattgttgtatGCAATTCTGTATTTTCAATAAACGCCTATCACGATAATTGCtgtttataacgattattctcgattattagttatatatatatattatggtaTATTTTTACAGGTATGATGATTTATCatgagaaaattatatatttatatcgaaaaaatacTCTCGGAAAAGCtacttgtttttccttttttttcttctcctttttttatccttatcgTCGGTCAGTTGTTGAAAACGGGCGGAATAAAGCAGACCAGAACGCGAATAAGTCAAAGAATTCGTTTGAGTCTAACTAAAGAACCCGGTACATTGTTTCTTTTGCATTTCTTTGAGTCTATAAAGCATTGTCTTGATCGGTCATCGAGTGCAGTAACCCGCGAGCTTTGGATTAGAAGGTCCGCTACTCTATCACCgcgatatacatacgtatatcgaTATAGACATCGATCGAACTATGAACGCGATCAAGAAACGTTTGCAAACGTTGAAGGTCGAGAAAGATCTTGCGATAGATAAAGCCGATATGTGCGATCAACAGGCAAAGGAGGCTAATCGTAGGgaagaaaaattgagagaCGGTGTACGAGAACTGGCAAAGAAACTAATTCAAATGGAACATGATTTGCAAGTGAGCAAAACTCATCTAAAAAAGTCGATTAAGAGTCTCGAACAGAAGGAAAGAATTTATATCGTGGTTAGTGAAAAATTTGCAAAACTAATCCTTTGTTTATATCCTTCCTTTTGTTCTCGTTAATTTAAtcattcgattattttcagACGCAATCCGAACTGGCAATATTGAATAGAAAGATGCAACAGTGTTcggaaaatttagaaaaatccGAAGAACGACGACTCGTTGCACAAGTTAAGTTAACGCAAGCTATGGAAACTGCAGAAGATGCAAAACGGTTCGTCgcgaaatttcatttattattatttcaaaagatttctaatattccttatatatattattttcaaagaaatttttacgtAGAATTTGTAAGGTCTTGGAGAATAGAAGCAAATTGGACGAGGAAAGAATGGATCAATTGACGGCACAGTTGAAAGAAGCCAGGCTTATCGCTGAAGATGCCGATAATAAATCCGACGAGATTTCACGAAAATTGACTTTCGTTGAGGACGAACTCGAGGCCGCGGAAGAAAGAGTGAAATCGAGCGAAGCGTACGTTCTTTTGTGTAACAAAGTAATTTTAGAATAAATTtcacttctctttttttccttttttttttatacttactttTCTGTAGTAAAATCGTCGAACGCGAGGACGAATTGTTCATCGTCGGTAATATATTAAAGTCTTTGGAGATATCCGAAGAAAAGGTAGGATAGTTTATGTAACATCGAAAAATACGATTATAGTTCtacgtaatttatttttatccttgtaGGCCAATCGGAGAGTGGAAGCGTTCAAAGCGCAATTGAAGGAATTgaaagttaaattaaaatcagCTGAGAAGCGAGCAATCATAGCTGAACAAGCCGTCAAGGTGCTTGTCAAGGAATTAGATTCGAGAGAAGGTGGGcaaaattaaattgttttttttccttttttctcttctttctttctttcttttctttttcttaaaatttaaatcgaaGAGAGTAACGTTTATATGAACGTATGTTTTAGATTATTTGtttaaagaaaaggagaaatacaGGTATATATGCAACGATATGGATTCCACTTTTGCCGAGCTTACAGGATTTTAATCGAGTTAATCGTATTGGATTCTTAaacttttcgttatttttcttctttctttctttttttttctttttttcatctaggATGATATTGTTGtacttttgtataaaaaaaaaatgagataacGAAAGAACGGATATGTTTTACAcgatatcaatttatttaatcgattctACGATCGACGCAGTGCTTCGAAACTTCATACCTTCGactttttaatatgattagaGCGAAATAATGCTCAAGTTCATTTATGTACGTCGTTAATCGCAGTCTCGCAACGGAAGAGAAATTTGGCAGTCAGCAGAGATATTGAGTTTATTGACAATTAAAATCTCGGCGagctttattatcttttgttttcttttttctttccttctttcctttctgtttttttttctttttttcttcttcttatttttattcgagatGACGCTCCaaagaggggaaaagagaTTTTTAGATCGTTCGCACAAGCATACCACCACATTCGCGCAAGATACTTTTTACAACGACactaataatagttataataataatcgttcgttTGATTTGCTCTCACatcttctgtcttttttctttgttcttcgcGGGAAAGTCGACGATCAAGAAGACGGTAACTTCGAATCGCGATCGGAAACTGGATCGAACGGCAACAAATAGTTTTAATTTAACTTCCAAAGATATTATTCGTAAGGATATCTCAAGAGAAtatcatcgatcgatccaatatgataaaacatatttatataaatatcgtaCGCTATACGTACGAGGGTCGTTCATGAAATGAGCCTGCGAGATCAATCGTGTTCAATTCTTCATTTCAATGTTTATCGTTGCGAAGCTGAAAAGATCAATGACACTTTTAAAATGCGTCGAATAATTCCTTGatagatacacatatatatatatatatatatacacatatatatacatatatatagtatagagtgtttaaaaatctctttttaGAATAATATCAGATCTCTTCAAAGTATCTCGCTAACATATTTTTTGAACGACCATCGTATAATCTCGCAATGTAATCGTGGCACTGAGTCTTCCTACCGAATCATTaacgtagaaaaaaaggatcggCGGAATTCGATCGCAATgaaaaaatgtacaaaaatTCGGCGGCGGACGATCGAGTGCCCGACCTAAAACACGTGTGTTTGTTTCGCGTGTCGTAAATAATACCCGCTTCCCGGTAAATGATACTAACGAATTCGAATCGAACTCTACGAGTTTGATTGAcgtgcttctttttttacttcatttttttttcttttattattattattattattattattattattttatatacaccaACGCAACGTTTCTCTCTGTACGTAACGCGCGTCTTCGCTCCGAGTTCTTTAAAAGAATGACGACAAAACTTCGTTGAAGATATTATCTATGgtaattctttttgttctttataatttttttatttcattctttctttttctttttttttttttaaatttgtattattactatatctatACACTTTAAAGTCGTATCGTCGATTTTTGAAAATACACCGAGAGGCGAAACGTCTTCAACAAAACTTTATCGTCCACGTGCTTTCTCTCACATTCATTATACGCGTATACCATTTTGGCCTCGTCTTCGCATTGTCGCGcactgttatttttttttcttcttttttttttgttttttttttgttttttttttgttttttttttctttattagttTAGGGCAGTAACCACTATGATTGGCCAACgaatatcttattaataattattaatcttggtGTAGTGTGTTCCCAAGTGTTAGCGTAGTTTTTTACGCAAAAAGCAGTCTTTCGGAAAAAATTCGTGATCGCTACGAAAGACAATGGATATCAGTCAAGATTATTATTGGATCCATTCGATAGTCTGCAGACTGGCAGTGTCGTGGAAATATTTTGGAACTTGGAATCTTTAAGGTCTACTAACCTCTATTTACTCTATCGACGACGACTTGCGGCCACCGATTCGAcgaaaatcgaattaattttctttctccctcttatcGTCGGCCGAGCGAAAGTCGAACGGACGCAAGATAGCAACAGTGATCGAtttgatattcttttctttttttgtattttttttttagtttttttttggtttttttttgtattttactgACAATTagatgaatcttttttttttttcttttatgagcGTGCGCGACATTCGAAGAGAGATACGGTTTTCCGCGCCTCTCCCGTTtcatcatccttttttttttctttctttatctaattttttttttttttgtttactctccccattttctatttctctctttctctaaacgCTCCGAAGAgtggacaataataattcgtaGAGTTGGATGAAGTCCACTCCATCCTTACTAGATCCTCATCTTCGTCGCACGGAAAAACGTACTATTTAGAAGTCTTTTAGGATCATAACGGATTTAAAGTAATTAACGATGTGTACTCGTACGTTATAAACTCTTACAATGTAACAGAGTCCAACGATTCATCGAGTCTCGTCCCGAGGACGAAAATCATCTCCATATTTCTATCCTTTCGTTCcactattttatttctcgtttgtctttctttcttgctcttttttttttttctttcttttctttatcaataCCTCGacctatatttatattattctcttctctttggcTCTTCGCACCGGCCGTTCGCATGTTTCTTTGCGATGTTAAGAAGGAAGATGACACCGAAAAAGAAGACGTTCTTATTGAACGCgtcgaataaataattcggAGAATTTTATAAACTAGAGATAAAAATCAGTCTCGTTTGACGTATCCCGGTGATCGCGATACATTTTGTTATATGTAAAAAGAGTTTTACATTTTGGCAATACGAAAGATGTCACACGGTTACTTTCCGATAGCCGATCGATATGTGTTTTCGATTATTACCGCTCGGATAAAAGTGgtcgcgatatatatatatatatatatatatatatataatatatataatatatatatataatatatataatatatatatatatataatatatatatatatatatatatatatatatatatatatttctatattacgaAGGTACATGAAATacgaagaagacaaaaatCTCTTCTCTCGGTGTCGCCTTACGTCCTCTCATCGcattatatacgaattttcaaatttcgCGCGGTTCTATTCGTACCATACGAGTATATTTCatcatttctttccttatttttattatctttggcACTCACGCGTATATACGATtagaaatttgtattaatcGTGTTCACGCACGCCCATTTCTAATACGTACACGCTCAACGTATAACGCGTCTCGTCGTGTCATTCGTTTGGATTAATccgaatttttcaaatcgtGCGTCTATTAACGGCGCGTTcaactattttctttctctctctttctctttctctttttctctctctctctctctctctctccatctattTATATCTCTCATTCGCTGTTCTTTAATTAAGCATCATAGCTTCTCGACGAGACACGGGAAAGAAGATTAAATTGTATTCTTTATCTATTCAACTTGGACCACGAAAAGGGATGAAAGGGTCTTTTGGAAGAGAATTTGGAGTATTCGGTCGATCGTGGTAACGCTCGAGAAGTTAGACGGCGATAGAGTAATCGGAGGAAGGATTATTTTGAGTACTCGGTCTTGACCAAAGGGAACTCCTAAGGCCTAGTTTGAGCTTCTTCAAAGAATCGATGTCACATTCGGCCTCGCTCAGCTCAGGACGATCACCATTTCCGTGTTGCGGAACGACGTTGCCTTGATTACCCGCTACAAAAGCAGTCTCCGCAACCGATATCGGCGGAAGCAACGTACGCAGTGAACTCCTGCTGGGAACATGCCATCTTAAAAGATAgccg harbors:
- the LOC124424078 gene encoding tropomyosin-2-like, whose translation is MEAIKKKIAALKMEMDAANEKVELNENKAKQENMRADKLNDDLRDLQKRLVQLERDYEITKTQLEQSTADLEQCEKSWSRAEQDRTSLTKKVQEIEATLTKKEELRLTAQTKLARATELADDASRMCKVLEDRSRLDEERTQKLMAELKDARLIAEDADAKSDEISRKLQFVEEELEGAEERVKTSEAKIVEREDELFIVQNIVKSLEVSEEKANQRVEEFKVQLKSLKKKLKEAEKRAILAERTVKLLLKEVDTKEDELREEKEKYKAVCDDMDATFAEMTGY
- the LOC124424079 gene encoding tropomyosin-2-like; this translates as MNAIKKRLQTLKVEKDLAIDKADMCDQQAKEANRREEKLRDGVRELAKKLIQMEHDLQVSKTHLKKSIKSLEQKERIYIVTQSELAILNRKMQQCSENLEKSEERRLVAQVKLTQAMETAEDAKRICKVLENRSKLDEERMDQLTAQLKEARLIAEDADNKSDEISRKLTFVEDELEAAEERVKSSEAKIVEREDELFIVGNILKSLEISEEKANRRVEAFKAQLKELKVKLKSAEKRAIIAEQAVKVLVKELDSREDYLFKEKEKYRYICNDMDSTFAELTGF